In Janthinobacterium rivuli, a single genomic region encodes these proteins:
- a CDS encoding DUF2169 family type VI secretion system accessory protein gives MNDAGTAHFNIPNLLFDNRTPHAASQFDMVDQFGHAFHVVVARMGYTLGPCGADGLASLLPMARQSPLATEDRHLDGDTQAGTLQESDFAPYKPRCDVIVNGVAHAPRGQAMPQFLVNLKVQSAKKTLIDKTLQVSGERAFRKKTVLTRLAQGCARIATVGLLRPNPWQLSAPEAFLQLPLHYAYAYGGQCRIEADDCNAAAHDSCQANPLGRGFARHWHLDVKQINEVPAPRITPPSQPCTAAQFWQGAGGKELPAPAGLAVIGRGWLPRRALAGSIVIKDKWDADEVPALPKDFDFAYWNSTPPDQQCPYLAGLEQFTLTNLCRHDHPSARIDPRGNTVLRFALPQQVLCLLLADKNDQFLVWRLAIDTVLIDPEAASVELVWRAIVPTDADQVASRLLHLMEPAQIARIELLEQAQEALGKAAEQGKNNDK, from the coding sequence ATGAACGACGCCGGCACAGCCCATTTCAACATCCCCAACCTGCTCTTCGACAACCGCACGCCGCATGCGGCCAGCCAGTTCGACATGGTCGACCAGTTTGGCCATGCCTTTCATGTGGTGGTGGCGCGCATGGGCTACACCCTCGGCCCCTGCGGCGCGGACGGCCTGGCCAGCCTGCTGCCCATGGCACGGCAATCTCCGCTGGCCACGGAAGACCGGCACCTGGACGGCGACACGCAGGCGGGCACGCTACAGGAGAGCGACTTCGCGCCCTACAAGCCGCGCTGCGACGTGATCGTCAATGGCGTAGCGCACGCGCCGCGCGGCCAGGCGATGCCGCAATTTCTCGTCAACCTGAAGGTGCAGTCAGCAAAGAAGACCCTGATCGACAAGACCCTGCAAGTGAGTGGCGAGCGCGCCTTCCGCAAGAAAACCGTCCTCACGCGTCTGGCGCAGGGCTGCGCCCGCATCGCCACCGTGGGCTTGCTGCGGCCCAATCCGTGGCAGCTATCCGCACCGGAAGCGTTCCTGCAATTGCCGCTGCACTATGCCTACGCATATGGCGGGCAATGCCGCATCGAGGCCGATGACTGCAACGCGGCGGCGCACGACTCTTGCCAGGCCAATCCGCTGGGACGCGGTTTTGCGCGCCACTGGCACTTGGATGTGAAGCAGATCAATGAGGTGCCCGCGCCCCGCATCACACCGCCATCGCAGCCGTGCACAGCCGCCCAGTTCTGGCAAGGCGCGGGCGGCAAGGAGCTGCCGGCGCCGGCGGGGCTGGCCGTTATCGGCCGTGGCTGGCTACCGCGCCGCGCGCTGGCCGGCAGCATCGTCATCAAGGATAAATGGGATGCCGACGAGGTCCCCGCCCTGCCGAAAGACTTCGATTTCGCGTACTGGAACAGCACGCCACCCGACCAGCAATGCCCGTACCTGGCGGGACTGGAACAATTCACCTTGACCAATCTGTGCCGCCACGACCATCCCTCGGCCCGCATCGACCCGCGCGGCAACACGGTGCTGCGCTTCGCCCTGCCGCAACAGGTGCTGTGCCTGCTGCTGGCGGACAAGAACGACCAGTTTCTCGTCTGGCGCCTGGCCATCGATACGGTACTGATCGATCCCGAGGCCGCCAGCGTGGAACTGGTGTGGCGCGCCATCGTGCCGACCGACGCGGACCAGGTCGCGTCGCGTCTGCTGCACCTGATGGAGCCGGCGCAGATCGCCCGCATCGAACTGCTGGAACAGGCGCAGGAAGCGCTCGGCAAGGCGGCCGAGCAAGGTAAAAATAATGACAAATGA
- a CDS encoding type VI secretion system Vgr family protein produces the protein MSEFPDTTAAWTALTGDMQGQRLLRLRFPHGDGPAGIRFLANSLSASESLSRDFSCVVEVLSDDASIALDKVMGKMVTIELVREDGTLRYFNGYVFEFRFLRTDGGFAFYEMVLEPWLSHLHLRQNNVAFHGLTVAALTDKVFDDYLMRDYKLAASGADPAITYTCQHNESDHNLLHRHWEQLGWHYRYEHRLDGHTLWLSDDSTTGKPIDGDLSEIPFQHQAGSQEDDGVHQWSTVRRMAPSQMTVASFNFKNPRSARASRDSLNKQGAVPSLEIYENTGSYGFKNIDDGEALAQRRMEERDAQGQLFEAQGNDRTAQPGRWFTLGGHFDSAAGEYLILSVHHYASNNYQQGHGATSHYSNTFTCIPRAIPWRPGRHFHSREPKIYGVQTATVVGPPGEEIHTDGYGRVKVQFHWDRLGTFDDKSSPWIRVISNWAGPNFGHISLPRVGMEVAVQFLDGNVAMPLIIGCVYNARNMPPWDLPANKTQSGMLSRSSKKGSAAHANALRFEDRKDAEELWLHAEKDQRIEVEHDESHWVGNDRRKTVDRDETVHVKRDRTETVDHDEDITVHNNRRERVDHNEHIDIGDNRREHVGGNEQVQIDGHRSERVTLAKDETIGLAKVLTIGAAYQTTVIGAMNTTVVLAQAEQVGLTKSVIVGADSTLTATDSHTMTVGTSSITITPGRIELVADEIIIRGRSKVQIHGDDIDNNPG, from the coding sequence ATGAGCGAATTCCCCGATACGACGGCGGCATGGACGGCATTGACGGGCGACATGCAGGGTCAGCGCCTGCTGCGCCTGCGCTTTCCGCATGGCGACGGCCCCGCCGGCATCCGCTTCCTCGCCAACAGCCTGTCCGCCAGCGAAAGCCTGTCGCGCGACTTTTCCTGTGTTGTGGAAGTGCTGTCCGACGATGCCAGCATCGCCCTCGACAAAGTGATGGGCAAGATGGTGACCATCGAACTGGTGCGCGAAGACGGCACCTTGCGCTACTTCAATGGCTATGTCTTCGAGTTCCGCTTCCTGCGCACGGACGGCGGTTTCGCCTTCTATGAAATGGTGCTGGAACCGTGGCTGTCGCACTTGCACTTGCGGCAAAACAATGTCGCCTTCCACGGCTTGACGGTGGCGGCGCTGACGGACAAGGTCTTCGATGACTACTTGATGCGCGACTACAAGCTGGCCGCCAGCGGAGCCGATCCCGCCATCACCTACACGTGCCAGCACAACGAGAGCGACCATAACCTGCTGCACCGCCACTGGGAGCAACTGGGCTGGCACTACCGCTACGAACACCGCCTTGACGGCCACACCTTGTGGCTGTCCGACGACAGCACCACCGGCAAGCCCATCGATGGCGATCTGAGCGAAATCCCCTTCCAGCACCAGGCAGGCTCCCAGGAAGACGATGGCGTGCACCAGTGGAGCACGGTGCGGCGCATGGCGCCAAGCCAGATGACGGTGGCCAGCTTCAACTTTAAAAATCCACGCAGCGCCCGCGCCAGCCGTGATTCCCTGAACAAACAGGGAGCCGTACCCTCGCTGGAAATTTATGAAAACACGGGCAGCTACGGTTTTAAAAACATCGACGATGGCGAAGCGCTGGCCCAGCGCCGCATGGAAGAACGCGACGCGCAGGGGCAGCTGTTCGAAGCGCAAGGCAACGACCGCACGGCGCAACCAGGGCGCTGGTTCACCCTGGGCGGACATTTCGACAGCGCCGCCGGCGAATACCTGATCCTGTCCGTGCACCACTACGCCAGCAACAACTATCAGCAAGGACACGGCGCCACCTCGCACTACAGCAACACGTTCACCTGCATCCCCCGCGCCATCCCTTGGCGGCCGGGCCGCCATTTTCATAGCCGCGAACCGAAGATCTACGGCGTGCAGACGGCCACCGTCGTCGGGCCGCCCGGCGAGGAAATCCACACGGACGGCTATGGACGAGTGAAAGTGCAATTCCACTGGGACCGCCTGGGCACCTTCGACGACAAGAGTTCACCGTGGATACGGGTGATATCGAACTGGGCCGGCCCGAATTTCGGCCACATCAGCCTGCCCCGGGTGGGCATGGAAGTGGCCGTGCAATTTCTCGACGGTAACGTCGCCATGCCCCTCATCATCGGCTGCGTCTACAACGCGCGCAATATGCCGCCGTGGGATTTACCGGCCAACAAGACGCAGAGCGGGATGCTGAGCCGCTCCTCAAAAAAAGGTTCCGCCGCGCACGCCAATGCCCTGCGCTTCGAAGACCGCAAGGACGCGGAAGAGCTGTGGCTGCACGCGGAAAAAGACCAGCGCATCGAAGTCGAGCACGACGAATCGCACTGGGTCGGCAACGACCGGCGCAAAACCGTCGACCGCGATGAAACCGTGCACGTCAAGCGCGACCGCACGGAAACGGTGGACCACGATGAAGACATCACCGTGCACAACAACCGCCGCGAGCGCGTCGACCATAACGAACACATCGACATCGGCGACAACCGCCGCGAACACGTGGGCGGCAACGAACAGGTGCAGATCGACGGCCACCGTTCGGAACGGGTGACCCTGGCCAAGGACGAAACGATCGGACTGGCCAAGGTACTGACCATCGGCGCCGCCTACCAGACCACCGTCATCGGCGCCATGAACACCACCGTGGTGCTGGCGCAGGCCGAGCAAGTCGGACTGACGAAAAGCGTCATCGTCGGCGCCGACAGCACGCTCACGGCCACCGATTCGCACACGATGACGGTAGGCACCTCCAGCATCACCATCACGCCGGGACGCATCGAACTGGTTGCCGATGAAATCATCATCCGCGGCAGGTCGAAGGTGCAGATCCATGGCGACGACATCGACAACAATCCGGGCTGA
- the tssG gene encoding type VI secretion system baseplate subunit TssG has product MPGTQRRRHPSVIQQLLDAPQRFECFQALRLLLAWLAEHGIDEHTALAKLVRFDNSVSLRFPASQVETLATGGIDDADALLQALLSGHGQAIHLTPAFMGLLGCQGSLPSHYSERIAAHQHSERDTGPRAFLDLFSSRAVALFYQAWQKYRIEQAGHDGDFLSRLLALTACQPGQGQNEAAAGLYSGLLQQRNISSIVMASILTDHFGVPCHIDEATGAMDVLAPREQTALGMANAVLGQHATIGERCRRPDLAVRLCLGPLTAKQHASFLPRAPGSQALRHMLMLFGQPLVRYDIVLVLRASDVQGTTLAAAPQGGLGCNSFLGDAATPRHRDDKHYEMHLMPSFND; this is encoded by the coding sequence ATGCCCGGAACGCAGCGCCGACGCCACCCCAGCGTGATCCAGCAATTGCTCGACGCGCCGCAGCGCTTCGAGTGCTTCCAGGCCCTGCGCCTGCTGCTGGCGTGGCTGGCCGAACACGGCATCGACGAACACACGGCGCTGGCAAAGCTCGTGCGCTTCGACAATAGCGTCTCGCTGCGCTTTCCCGCCAGTCAGGTCGAGACTCTCGCGACGGGCGGCATCGACGATGCGGATGCCCTGCTGCAGGCGCTGCTGTCCGGCCACGGCCAGGCCATCCACCTTACGCCTGCCTTCATGGGCCTGCTGGGTTGCCAGGGCAGCTTGCCCAGCCATTATTCCGAACGCATCGCCGCGCACCAGCATAGCGAACGCGACACCGGCCCGCGCGCTTTTCTCGACCTGTTTTCCAGCCGCGCCGTGGCCCTGTTTTACCAGGCCTGGCAAAAATACCGCATCGAGCAAGCCGGCCATGACGGGGACTTCCTGTCGCGCCTGCTGGCCCTGACCGCATGTCAGCCGGGCCAGGGCCAGAACGAGGCGGCCGCCGGCCTGTACAGCGGCTTGCTGCAGCAGCGCAACATCTCGTCCATCGTCATGGCGAGCATCCTCACCGACCACTTCGGCGTGCCCTGCCATATCGACGAGGCGACGGGAGCCATGGACGTGCTGGCGCCGCGCGAACAAACGGCGCTGGGCATGGCCAATGCCGTGCTGGGCCAGCATGCCACCATCGGCGAGCGCTGCCGCCGTCCCGACCTGGCCGTGCGCCTGTGCCTCGGCCCGCTCACTGCCAAGCAGCACGCCAGCTTCTTGCCGCGCGCCCCTGGCAGCCAGGCGCTGCGGCACATGCTGATGCTGTTCGGCCAGCCGCTCGTGCGCTACGACATCGTGCTGGTGCTGCGCGCCAGCGATGTGCAAGGGACAACATTGGCGGCAGCGCCACAAGGCGGCCTCGGCTGCAACAGTTTCCTTGGCGATGCGGCAACGCCGCGCCACCGCGATGACAAACATTACGAAATGCACTTAATGCCCTCGTTCAACGATTGA
- the tssF gene encoding type VI secretion system baseplate subunit TssF yields MEQLLPYYERELGLFRQYTREFSSRYPKAAGRLLIAGDTCEDPHIERLIQSVALLTARVAKRLDDAYPQFTNSLLETLYPHYLRPFPSCSIVRIAADEAPAGGQLAQVAHVPRGTVLRSQPVQGVACKFTSAYDVSLAPLAITQLHFSPIIDAPPGLRLPAGASALLSMQFTSSSDNYYLDQAGFASLRLFADGEPSVRAALLDALFLHGAGAYVALDEHGPWQAVDGALLAPAGYVDDDALIPISARSHPALRLLTEYFAFPEKFHFIDIAWSLLAPLLPKQCRQFTLHLPLKGVRSDSHEARLLSGVSPDNLLLGCTPVVNLFAKSGVPIRLTHTEPDYALVADATHAFAYDIHSIEAVTVVRKDEAGERLSTFLPLYASLQGSQVDQGQEHGQYWLARRDEAVAAISPGHETRLSLIDPQFSPASAACATVSTQLLCSNRDLPTQLHYGLPGGDLLAEDVPDGIPARFLRKPTPSVRFLADTHWRLIAHLSLNYSGLTQAGLGEFQKMLGLYDLPRSPTTQRLIQGIVTLEHGSTRAWMPTVPFPTLMPGIAIRLGIDEQAFVGCSIHIFAQVLQRYFALNSQLNCFSQLTLLSHRSGEELLRCPERSADATPA; encoded by the coding sequence GTGGAACAACTACTGCCGTATTACGAGCGCGAGCTGGGCCTGTTCCGCCAGTACACGCGCGAATTTTCCAGCCGCTATCCGAAAGCGGCCGGGCGCCTGCTGATCGCCGGAGACACCTGCGAAGACCCGCACATCGAGCGCCTGATCCAGTCCGTTGCCCTGCTCACGGCCAGGGTCGCCAAGCGCCTCGACGACGCCTATCCGCAATTTACCAACTCCTTGCTGGAAACCCTGTACCCGCATTACCTGCGGCCGTTTCCGTCTTGCTCCATCGTGCGCATCGCAGCAGACGAAGCGCCCGCTGGCGGTCAGCTGGCCCAGGTGGCGCATGTCCCACGCGGCACCGTGCTGCGCTCGCAACCGGTACAGGGCGTCGCCTGCAAGTTCACCAGCGCGTATGACGTGAGCCTGGCGCCGCTGGCGATCACGCAGCTGCATTTCTCGCCCATCATCGACGCCCCGCCCGGCCTGCGCCTGCCCGCCGGCGCCAGCGCCTTGCTCAGCATGCAGTTCACCAGCAGCAGTGACAACTACTACCTGGACCAGGCCGGCTTTGCCAGCCTGCGCCTGTTTGCCGATGGCGAACCATCCGTGCGCGCGGCCCTGCTCGACGCCCTGTTCCTGCACGGCGCGGGCGCGTACGTGGCGCTGGACGAACACGGCCCGTGGCAAGCCGTCGACGGCGCCTTGCTGGCGCCGGCAGGCTATGTGGACGACGACGCGCTGATCCCCATTTCCGCCCGCTCGCACCCGGCCTTGCGCCTGCTGACCGAGTATTTCGCGTTTCCGGAAAAATTTCATTTCATCGATATCGCATGGTCCCTGCTGGCTCCCTTGCTACCGAAACAGTGCCGCCAGTTCACCCTGCACCTGCCGCTCAAGGGCGTGCGCAGCGACAGCCACGAGGCGCGGCTCTTGTCCGGCGTCAGCCCCGATAATCTTTTGCTCGGCTGCACGCCCGTCGTCAACCTGTTTGCCAAGTCCGGCGTGCCCATCCGCCTCACGCATACCGAGCCCGACTACGCGCTGGTGGCCGATGCCACGCATGCGTTTGCCTACGACATCCACAGCATCGAGGCCGTCACCGTGGTGCGCAAGGACGAGGCCGGCGAGCGTCTGAGCACTTTCTTGCCCCTATATGCCTCGCTGCAGGGTTCTCAGGTAGATCAGGGCCAGGAGCATGGCCAATACTGGCTGGCGCGCCGCGACGAAGCCGTGGCCGCCATCAGCCCCGGCCATGAAACGCGGTTGAGCCTGATCGACCCGCAATTTTCACCGGCCAGCGCAGCCTGCGCCACCGTCTCGACGCAGCTGCTGTGCAGCAACCGCGACTTGCCCACGCAGTTGCACTACGGCTTGCCCGGCGGCGACTTGCTGGCCGAAGACGTGCCCGACGGTATCCCCGCGCGCTTCCTGCGCAAGCCCACGCCCAGCGTGCGTTTCTTGGCGGACACCCACTGGCGCCTGATTGCGCACCTGTCGCTCAATTACTCGGGCCTGACGCAGGCAGGCCTGGGCGAATTCCAGAAAATGCTGGGCCTGTACGACCTGCCCCGCTCGCCCACCACGCAGCGGTTGATTCAGGGCATCGTCACGCTCGAACACGGCAGCACACGCGCGTGGATGCCCACCGTGCCGTTTCCCACCCTGATGCCCGGCATCGCCATCCGCCTGGGCATCGACGAGCAAGCCTTCGTCGGCTGCAGTATCCATATTTTTGCCCAGGTGCTGCAGCGTTATTTCGCCCTGAACAGCCAACTCAACTGCTTTAGCCAACTGACGCTGCTGTCGCACCGCAGCGGCGAGGAACTCCTGCGATGCCCGGAACGCAGCGCCGACGCCACCCCAGCGTGA
- a CDS encoding outer envelope protein → MGATAQAAEWSDTALSWRAGNDYREPFNPDDIKKNIFAITHASGYKYGSNFVNLDFLMSDSKDPGALGKTSGAQEAYLVYRNTIDIGKVRGSDIKFGPVRGVGVTLGFDVNTKNDVGYNSRKRMLVAGPTLMWDVPGFFNTSLLLLRESNAPSGAFPPISQVTGRYTYKTHAMLTGAWGIPLSPLFSFEGFFNLIDSKGNDEVGRKTAVETNIDMQVMFDVGAALGSAKNTFRVGLEYQYWKNKFGNSPATTGNVGQTAKTPMIRAEYHF, encoded by the coding sequence GTGGGCGCAACCGCCCAGGCTGCCGAATGGAGCGATACCGCGCTGAGCTGGCGCGCCGGCAATGATTACCGCGAGCCGTTCAATCCGGACGACATCAAGAAAAACATCTTCGCCATCACGCACGCCAGCGGCTACAAATACGGCAGCAATTTCGTCAACCTCGATTTCCTCATGTCCGACAGCAAGGACCCTGGCGCGCTGGGCAAGACGTCCGGCGCGCAGGAAGCGTACCTGGTGTACCGCAACACCATCGACATCGGCAAGGTGCGCGGCAGCGACATCAAGTTCGGCCCCGTGCGCGGCGTCGGCGTCACCCTCGGTTTCGACGTCAACACCAAGAATGACGTCGGCTACAATTCGCGCAAGCGCATGCTGGTGGCCGGCCCAACCCTGATGTGGGACGTGCCCGGTTTCTTCAACACCAGCCTGCTGTTACTGCGCGAAAGCAATGCCCCCAGCGGCGCGTTCCCGCCCATCTCGCAAGTGACGGGCCGCTACACGTATAAAACGCACGCCATGCTGACGGGCGCCTGGGGCATCCCGCTGTCGCCGCTGTTCTCGTTCGAAGGATTCTTTAACCTCATCGATTCAAAAGGCAACGATGAAGTGGGCCGCAAGACGGCGGTGGAAACGAATATCGACATGCAAGTGATGTTCGACGTGGGCGCGGCCCTGGGCAGCGCCAAGAACACCTTCCGCGTGGGTCTGGAATACCAGTACTGGAAGAACAAGTTCGGCAACTCGCCCGCCACCACAGGCAACGTGGGGCAGACGGCGAAGACGCCGATGATACGCGCGGAGTACCATTTCTAA
- a CDS encoding ABC transporter ATP-binding protein produces the protein MTARLELLDISKRYPAVVANDGICLTVAPGQIHAVLGENGAGKSTLMKIIYGAVQPDGGRILWNGREVEIANPSAARALGIAMVFQHFSLFDTLTVTENIALGLPAGTNMTELAQRIEDTARQYGLDLEPQRHVHTLSVGECQRVEIVRALLAKPQLLILDEPTSVLTPGAVEKLFTTLRQLAAEGCSILYISHKLDEIRALCHTCTVVRAGKNAGVCDPSQESAASLSRMMIGAEPPAVTRVARTPGAAMLSVKNLNLPKSHPFATQLIDIHFDVRAGEIVGIAGVSGNGQQELLAALSGEDMRAAAASIVLNGTPAGRLPPGRRRALGFGFVPEERLGRGAVPDMGLADNVLLSLQTPATIRHGFVRHNVIAQRAAAIIARFQVKAGGPQALARSLSGGNLQKYIVGREVMREPTVLVVAQPTWGVDVGAAAQIRAELLALRDAGCALLVVSEELDELFDISDRLLVMAKGKISPSLDVGEASVAQVGQWMSGLWPQEAAHG, from the coding sequence ATGACGGCACGCCTGGAATTACTCGATATCAGCAAGCGCTATCCGGCCGTGGTGGCCAATGACGGCATCTGTCTCACCGTCGCGCCCGGACAAATCCACGCCGTACTCGGCGAAAACGGCGCCGGCAAATCGACCCTGATGAAAATCATCTACGGCGCCGTGCAGCCCGATGGCGGCCGCATTCTGTGGAATGGCCGCGAAGTCGAGATCGCCAACCCGTCGGCCGCGCGGGCGCTGGGCATCGCCATGGTGTTCCAGCACTTTTCCCTGTTCGACACCTTGACCGTGACGGAAAACATCGCCCTCGGTTTGCCCGCCGGCACCAACATGACGGAGCTGGCGCAGCGCATCGAAGACACTGCGCGCCAGTACGGCCTGGACCTGGAACCGCAGCGCCACGTGCACACGCTTTCCGTCGGCGAATGCCAGCGTGTGGAAATCGTGCGCGCCTTGCTGGCCAAGCCGCAACTGCTGATCCTCGATGAACCGACGTCCGTGCTGACGCCGGGCGCCGTGGAAAAACTGTTTACCACCTTGCGCCAGCTGGCGGCCGAAGGCTGCAGCATCCTGTACATCAGCCACAAGCTCGACGAGATCCGCGCTCTGTGCCATACGTGCACGGTGGTGCGCGCCGGCAAGAACGCGGGCGTATGCGACCCCTCGCAAGAGTCGGCGGCCAGCCTGTCGCGCATGATGATCGGCGCCGAGCCGCCCGCCGTCACGCGCGTGGCGCGCACGCCCGGTGCCGCCATGCTGAGCGTCAAGAATTTGAACTTGCCGAAGAGCCACCCGTTCGCCACGCAATTGATCGATATCCATTTCGACGTGCGCGCGGGCGAGATCGTCGGCATCGCGGGCGTGTCCGGCAATGGCCAGCAGGAATTGCTGGCGGCCCTGTCGGGTGAAGACATGCGCGCGGCCGCCGCCAGCATCGTGCTCAATGGCACGCCGGCGGGCCGACTGCCGCCGGGAAGGCGGCGCGCGCTGGGCTTCGGCTTCGTGCCGGAAGAAAGGCTGGGGCGCGGCGCCGTGCCCGACATGGGGCTGGCCGACAACGTGTTATTGAGCTTGCAGACACCGGCCACCATCCGCCACGGCTTCGTGCGCCATAACGTCATCGCGCAGCGGGCGGCCGCCATCATCGCCCGCTTCCAGGTGAAGGCGGGCGGGCCGCAGGCGCTGGCGCGCAGCCTGTCGGGCGGCAATTTGCAGAAATACATAGTCGGCCGCGAAGTCATGCGTGAACCCACGGTGCTGGTGGTGGCGCAGCCGACCTGGGGCGTGGACGTGGGCGCGGCCGCGCAAATCCGCGCCGAATTGCTGGCGCTGCGCGATGCCGGTTGCGCGCTGCTGGTCGTCTCGGAAGAGCTCGATGAATTGTTCGACATCAGCGACCGCTTGCTGGTGATGGCGAAGGGAAAGATATCGCCATCGCTCGACGTGGGCGAGGCCAGCGTGGCGCAGGTGGGGCAGTGGATGAGCGGGCTGTGGCCGCAGGAGGCTGCCCATGGCTAA
- a CDS encoding ABC transporter permease, which translates to MAKFALRLEARPTPSRLMSWLSPVLAVLLTVLCGALLFIALGNDPLAGLAVFFVEPLRDAHGWSELGLKVAPLLLIAVGLAICFRANIYNIGAEGQLTLGAICGGAAALYLDDGVGGAAIIGVSLLAGMAGGMLWAGLVAWLRDRYNASEILVSLMLVYIAQLLLSYLVYGVLRDPEGFNFPQSKLLSDGLLLPMVISDTRLHVGIVFALLASLGGWLYLSRSIAGFRLRVGGMAPAAARYAGFSSRKTLWSSLLICGALSGLAGACEVLGPMGQLTPTVSPGYGFAAIIVAFVGRLHPVGVIFSSFVMALFYIGGELAQSRLGLPSAITGVFQGILLFALLACDVLIQYKLRWRKHG; encoded by the coding sequence ATGGCTAAATTTGCCTTGCGCCTGGAAGCCCGGCCGACTCCGTCGCGCCTGATGTCGTGGCTGTCGCCCGTGCTGGCCGTGCTGCTGACCGTGCTGTGCGGCGCGCTGCTGTTTATCGCGCTGGGAAACGATCCGCTGGCGGGCCTGGCCGTGTTCTTTGTCGAACCCTTGCGCGACGCGCATGGCTGGTCCGAGCTGGGCCTTAAAGTCGCCCCTTTGCTGTTGATCGCCGTGGGCCTGGCCATCTGCTTTCGCGCCAACATCTACAACATCGGCGCGGAAGGGCAGCTGACCCTGGGCGCCATCTGCGGCGGCGCGGCCGCGCTGTACCTCGATGACGGCGTCGGTGGCGCGGCCATCATCGGCGTGTCCCTGCTGGCCGGCATGGCGGGCGGCATGCTGTGGGCGGGCCTGGTGGCGTGGCTGCGCGACCGCTACAACGCCAGCGAAATCCTCGTCTCGCTGATGCTGGTCTACATCGCCCAATTGCTGCTCAGCTATCTCGTATATGGCGTGCTGCGCGACCCGGAAGGGTTTAATTTTCCGCAATCGAAACTGCTGTCGGACGGCTTGCTGTTGCCGATGGTGATCAGCGATACGCGCTTGCACGTGGGCATCGTGTTTGCTTTGCTGGCTTCGCTGGGCGGCTGGCTGTATTTGTCGCGCAGCATTGCCGGCTTCCGCCTGCGCGTGGGCGGCATGGCGCCGGCCGCCGCCCGGTATGCGGGCTTTTCCTCGCGCAAGACCTTGTGGTCGTCCTTGCTGATTTGCGGCGCCCTGTCCGGCCTGGCGGGCGCCTGCGAAGTGCTGGGGCCGATGGGGCAGCTGACGCCCACCGTCTCGCCCGGCTACGGCTTTGCCGCCATCATCGTCGCTTTCGTCGGACGCTTGCATCCCGTGGGCGTGATTTTTTCCAGCTTCGTCATGGCCCTGTTTTATATCGGCGGCGAACTGGCGCAGTCGCGCCTCGGCCTGCCCAGCGCGATCACGGGCGTATTCCAGGGCATCTTGCTGTTCGCCTTGCTCGCTTGCGACGTGCTGATTCAATACAAATTGCGCTGGAGAAAACATGGATAA
- a CDS encoding ABC transporter permease produces MDNLLLTIAPLVAASINAGTPLMLAALGLLVNEKAGVVNLGAEGMMLVSAITGFAVAVNTGSPTLGFLAGACASMLLSGFFAWLTVWLGTNQYATGLALSLFGAGASTYIGLKYVGNSLQNGRFGIPLLEDIPVLGPALFRQHPMVYLSLLLCLAIAWFLYRTRAGLVLRAVGESPASAHALGYPVRRIRLAAVLFGGACCGLAGAFLSLVYTPLWVEGMVAGRGWIALALTTFATWRPARVVGGAYLFGGITILTFHAQALGVPIASQLLSMLPYVAAIVVLVLISSNANYIKLNMPASLGKNFNPGN; encoded by the coding sequence ATGGATAACCTGCTGCTGACCATCGCACCACTGGTCGCGGCCAGCATCAATGCGGGCACGCCGCTGATGCTGGCCGCCCTCGGTTTGTTGGTGAATGAAAAGGCGGGCGTGGTCAACCTGGGCGCGGAAGGCATGATGCTGGTCTCGGCCATCACGGGCTTTGCCGTGGCCGTCAACACGGGCAGCCCCACCCTGGGATTTCTGGCGGGGGCGTGCGCCAGCATGCTGCTGTCAGGCTTCTTTGCCTGGCTGACCGTGTGGCTGGGCACGAACCAGTACGCGACGGGCCTGGCTTTATCTCTGTTCGGCGCCGGCGCGTCCACGTATATCGGCTTGAAGTACGTGGGCAACAGCTTGCAGAATGGCCGCTTCGGCATCCCTTTATTGGAAGACATTCCCGTGCTGGGGCCGGCCCTGTTCCGCCAGCATCCGATGGTGTATTTGTCGTTGCTGCTGTGCCTGGCCATCGCCTGGTTTTTGTACCGCACGCGGGCGGGCCTCGTGCTGCGCGCCGTGGGCGAGTCGCCAGCGTCCGCGCATGCGCTCGGCTACCCCGTGCGTCGCATCCGCCTGGCAGCCGTGCTGTTCGGTGGCGCCTGCTGCGGCCTGGCCGGCGCGTTTTTATCGCTCGTGTACACCCCGCTGTGGGTGGAGGGCATGGTGGCGGGACGCGGCTGGATCGCGCTGGCGCTGACCACCTTTGCCACCTGGCGCCCCGCGCGCGTGGTGGGCGGCGCCTACCTGTTCGGCGGCATCACGATATTGACGTTCCACGCGCAGGCGCTGGGCGTGCCGATTGCCTCGCAACTGCTGTCGATGCTGCCGTATGTGGCGGCCATCGTCGTGCTGGTGCTGATCTCCAGCAATGCCAATTACATCAAGCTCAACATGCCAGCATCGCTGGGCAAGAATTTCAATCCGGGAAATTAA